TTCCATTAAGCTCAAATCCGGGTCTTTAGACCAATAAGGCTGTAAAAGTTCCAAAACTTCATTTAAACGCTTACATTTCATTGCTATTTCCTTTTTAATCGTAAAAAATAGGCAAATGATACTTGAAATAACAATAGATTAAAATATGACAATTACAATAAGCGCGGTAATTTTGGCTGGTGGTAAAGCACGCAGAATGGGCGGGCAAGATAAAGGATTACAGATTTTAGGTAAACAATCTTTAATTCAACATGTTATTAATCGCTTGCAACCACAAATTCATAAGATTTCAATTAACGCTAACCGAAATCAAACAGAATATGCAAAATTTGGCTTTCCTGTTTTTTCCGATGAACTACCCGATTTTCAAGGGCCATTGAGCGGCATGCTAACAGCTCTAGAAAAGACAAAAAGCGACGTCATCCTTTTTACACCTTGTGATACGCCTTTTTTTCCTATGAATCTTTTAGATAAACTTAAAAGTACGGTTAAAAATGACCGCACTTTAATTGCTTATGCTTGCGATGAAGAACGTGAACACCCCGTTTTTTGTTTGATGTCCGTTCAGGTAAAAGAAAAATTACGACACTATTTAGCATCGGGTGAACGACGCCTTTTACAGTTTATGAAAGAAAATGGCGGGATTTCAGTAAAATTTACAAAAAAAGAAGGAAATTTCGAGAATTTTAATACGCTGGATGATTTAAAGAAAAACAGTCATCTAACCGAACACTAACAAAAGTGCGGTTTATTTTTATTATTTACGAGCACCAAATATCGCAATCAATTCTTTCACTTTTACACGTTTTTCTGAATTCTGACTAATAGAACGTTGAACTTTTACCCGTTTAAATTTAGCACCATTGTAAATTTCACGCGTAAATTTAGTATCGTGATTCGAGATCAATACCGGAATTTGTTTTTCTTTTTGTATAGATTTCGCTAAATCTGCCAAAGCACGTTGCTGCGCTAAGCCAAACTCATTCCCCGCATAACCAGTAAAATTAGTATCCTGTTGTAGCGGAGCATACGGCGGATCACAATAAATCACCGAATCTTTATCGGTCAGTTCAAAAGTTTTTTGAAAATCACAGCATAAAAATACCGCACTTTGCGCTTTATGCGCGAAATAACGTAATTCATCTTCTGGAAAATAATGAGTTTTGTAAGCCCCAAAAGGCACATTAAATTCATTTTTGCTGTTATAACGGCATAATCCGTTAAACCCAAAACGGTTCAAATACAAAAAAATAATCGAACGTTCGAAAGGATCCTTAGAAACATTAAATTGACGACGTTTAGTATAGTAATAATCGGGTGTATTGGCATCATCAGCGAAAAAGATCGGCTTACAAGCTTCAATATAACCCTCTACATTTTCTTTAACAATATTGAATAGATTGATTAAATCTGGATTGATATCTGCCAAAATATAGCGTTCAAAATTAGAATTCAGAAATACCGCTCCAGCGCCCACAAATGGCTCAATTAAGCAGTTTTTTTTGTTTGGAAAGGCCTTATTTATGTCGTCCGTTAAACGAAATTTTCCCCCCGCCCATTTTAAAAATGGACGGTGTTTTAACTTAGGTTTTAAAGATTGTTTTTTCGGACGTAACATCTTAATCCGTTTGAGTACAACGACGAATTGCGTTTAACACGAGGGTATGATCAGTATCATTCGCCACATAAGCTTGGCCTAGAGATTTGAGTAGCACCAGACGCAATTTACCCGCTAGAACTTTTTTATCACGCATCATATGCGGTAAATAGTCCTCCGGCTGCATTGTATCCGGTGATACGGTGGGCAAATTGGCACGAGCAAGTAATTTTTCAAGGCGAGACACATCTGCAATAGAAATATCTCCAAGTTCTTCCGAAAGCGCCGCTGCCATCATCATTCCTGTCGAAACAGCTTCACCATGAAGCCAATTTCCATAACCTAGATGAATTTCAATAGCATGCCCAAAAGTATGTCCAAGATTAAGCAATGCACGATCGCCTTTTTCTGTTTCATCTCTCGCAACCACATCCGCTTTAATTTGACAACAACGGGAAATACAATGTTGAAGTGCCTCTGGATGCAAAGCGATAAGTTCATCAATATGTTGTTCTAGCCATTCAAAAAATTCGTAATCTAAAATGGCACCGTATTTGATAACTTCGGCAAGACCCGCGTTTACTTCACGTTTAGGGAGCGTATTAAGCGTGAGCGTATCAATAATAACCATTGATGGCTGATAGAACGCGCCAATCATATTTTTGCCTAATTCATGATTAACCGCCGTTTTACCACCCACTGAAGAATCCACTTGGGAAAGCAATGTGGTTGGAATTTGAATTAAACGCACGCCACGCTGATAACTTGCCGCAGCAAATCCAGTAACATCGCCAATTATACCGCCACCCAATGCAATAATCGTGGTATCTCGCCCATGATTACCTTGCAAAAGTGCGGTGAAAATTAAGTTTAAAGATTCAAGCGTTTTGTATTTTTCGCCATCTGGCAATAAAACATGATCGACCACGCAACCACGTTTTTCTAACGCATAGATGACTGTATCGAGATAAAACTGTGCGACCGTGGGATTCGTTACAATCATCACGCGATCCCCTCGTTTAATCGGGTAACTACGTTCATCTTGTAACAATCCGCTACCAATTAAAATAGGATAGCGACGCTCTTGCAATTCCACGTTGACGCACAGCATAATTTATCCTTAGGTGTGTTTAAAGTGCACCATTCAATCCATTCATATTATCAATTAAATCAACAATTTGATTTACCATTACTTTGGCATTTTGCTCATCGGTTGGCAAAGTGATGTCCGCAATTTCTTCATAAAGCGGATTGCGAATTTTTGCTAAATCTTCCAATACTTGACGAGGATTCTCTGCATCTTGGAGCAATGGACGTTTTTTATCACGTTGAGTACGTTGGAATTGCTTTTCCACCGTTGTTTCCAAATAAATCACAATACCGCGTGCAGATAAATAATTACGACTCTCTTTAGAAAGCACCGCGCCCCCCCCCGTTGAAAGTACAATGCCTTGCATTTGAGTAAGCTCATTAATAATGCGTTCTTCACGCTTACGGAAGCCTTCTTCACCTTCCAAATCAAAAATCCAGCTAATGTCCGCGCCAGTACGCTCTTCAATCACGGCATCGGAATCAATAAAATCCATATTAAGCTGTTGTGCTAATTGACGACCGATAGTGCTTTTACCTGCACCCATTGGTCCCACTAAAAAAATATTACGTTTTTCCGCCATTGTTCTTTTCTAATTAAATTAAAGGTGAAATAAAAATTTGATCTTTCTAACTAAAATAAACAGCCTAAAACAAATTTGACTACTTGAAAGATCTCCCCAAAAATGGCCTAGATTATCGCAATAAACCACCCTATTTTTCAACCTTTCTAGGGAATTTATTTTCCACGAGAAACCATTCAGGTGTGGAATAATCAAGATTCTCAATCATCTATGAAGTTTTCAAGCTACAGACTAAGAACAAAAATAGCGCGTTAAATACGCGCTATTTTTAGTCTATTTCAGTTTTTATTTTTTAGGTAACGCATCACTAGAAGCATTAAATTTCACATTTGATGAAGTGTAAGCCTCAAAGTGCGGATGTTTTTTCATAAATTTAATGAAACTTTCCGCATCAGGCAAGTATGTATCAACGCCTTCATATTTTGGATCGTTAAATAATTTACCAAAAGTTTTGTAACCATCTTTACCGCTAGCTACATAAGCATTAGTACCAACGAGATAACGTTTATTATCATCAATTGGTTCCCATTGTTGGGTTTGTTTATTCAAGACTTCCACACTGACTAAACGTTTACCTTCTGCATTTGGTGTTTCATTCGCTTCGTAACGAATGCCTGCGCCATAAGGGAATGCCCCTGTAGATCCATCAACTAAAGCAAATTGCATCGCATCTTCAAGCACTTGTTTCACTAACGAACCTTCCATTTTATAGGTATATAATGTATTTCCGAAAGGTAAGAAAGTATAAGCATCATTAAAGGTTACATTGCCTGGTAAAATATCCGCACGCACACCGCCTGCATTTTGAATAGTTAAATCCACCGTTTTGAGTTCGTTATACATCGTTTCTGCAATAAAGCGTGTCGCGATAGAACCTTCTGGATTAGAGCCTGCTTTATTTGGGATACGGTTCGCTGAACCACCCGGCATTGCAGAACCAGTGATAACACCAACAATTTCTTGCGCTAAACGATCTTTTTCACTTTTATATTTTGAAATAAGCATGTCTGTTTTTGCATCATGATCATCAAGTGAAATACTCTTCATTGATTTTAAAGTATCAAGTGCTTTTTTACGTTCATCGCCTGTTAATTCAGTCCATTTACCTTCCGCATTTTTCATTTGAAGTTTATGAGAACTCATTAACACATGAGGAATTTTACGAGTAATCGATGCAATACCTTCAGGACTGAATTTCACACCTAAGTCACCCACAACAGCAGAATAAGCCCAACCTTCCATTACAAATACTGGTTCGCCATTCGGATTTTTAAATTCAAGTGGATATTCATAGATTACTGGCAATTTTAAACCACGTAATTCATCATTTCCGTATAAATAATGTGAATCCCCAGTAACGATCACATCAATATCATTCACTTTTTGAGCGATTTCGATATTTTTTTCACTACCTGCATGTGAAAGTAAAATGATTTTATTAATACCTTGTTGTTTTAGCGCATTTGCCATAATTTGTGCGGTAGCAATTTCATCATAGAACTTCACATCTTTACCTGGTGAAGAGGAATTAACCGTTTTATTCACGGTATCTAAACCAATAATAGCAATTTTTTCTCCATCCACAGTGAAAATATCGTAAGGTTTCCATTTGTTATATAAAATTGAATTTTTATCAGGAATAACATTGGCTGAAAGTACTGGGATTTTTAATGGCTCAAGTAGTTTTAATAAACCTTCATTGCCCGCATCAAATTCATGATTACCCAAAGTAAAATAATCAAAATTACCTGCATTCATGACAGCCGCATCAGCGGAACCGCCAAAAAGGGTGAAATACAGCGTACCAGTAATCGCATCACCAGCATGTAGCACTAATGGATTTTTATACTTTCTACGTAACTCATAAAGTTTTCCATTCACAGCAGAAAAACCACCAATATCAACCTTTGTTTGTTGACCATTTAAATTAATTCTCGCTTCGTGCGGTTCCAAGTAAGAATGGTGGTCATTAATATGTAAGATACTTAACTCCACAGCTTTATGAGCTTGTGGCGCTTCTTTAGCAAAGGTTGAACCAGAGCAAAGCATTGCTAACGCACTAACTGCAAAGGTAACTGATTTTTTAGATAAAAACATAATGGCTCCTTATGAGTAAACGGATTAATTTAAGCCTTCAAGCATTGCTTGGAAAGTCTTATAACGAATAGCATAGTTATTGTGTTGAAGATTTTCACGTGCTTGATCTAAATACGAAAAATCATCAACCTCCACCCCTTTAAATTGGCGAGCAAACATCATATTAGCTAGAGCAAGGCGGGGCTTAATTTCAGAAGAAGGGGTTATCAAACTCACTCTATTCTCAGTAATAGAAAAAGTTGTTTGATTAGGAAAATCTTGATGTATCTGTTCAATAATTTTTTGAAATATGCCTTTAGTATCCAAAGACAATAATATGATTTGATCTGCTTTTGCTCCCCTTTCTAGTAAAGCCTGAACAAATTGCTCCGAATTATCTGTTTGACGAATATAAATTTTTGCCTGCTCATTCGCTAAAAAAGACACCAATAAGTTTTTCTTCATTTCCTGAATTAAATTAGCATCGCCAGTATTTATCGGCTCAAAGTATAAGTAATCAAGAAATTTAGGGGTGAGATTTTTATCTGTTTTAAAAATGCGAGTGAGGATTTTTTCACTTATTTGGATCTGATTATCTAGGAATTGAGGAGGTAAAGAAAAAAGTGCGGTAAGTTTTTTCTGTAAAATCGAAACTTGTTGTTTTTCTTGTTTAGCTAAAGCGATTGAAAATTGTTGCTTTAAAGCCTCAGCGGACTCAGTAGATATTGATTGGTGAGAAGATGGAGGAGGACTTGCTATCACAGATTGTTGAATGCCAATACATGACGCTAATCCAAGTAACACAGAATGAAAACCGATTTTCATAATAAACCTCATTTAACTGATATTTTATCAATGTAAAATACCGCTTAACGCGTAAACTTGACCTAAAACTGTTTAAGAGTTTCTTAGATTATACGTAAAACAAAATTGCATGTGAATGATAATGTTTACTTTTTCAAGAGAATATAACGTACTTATTAGAATGCTCATCCAAAACTTGCAATTTTGCTCAAAAAGTATAAAATTCGCAGGCTTTTTGTCTATATATACAGAGAAAAAAGTAAGCTATATTCTTAAATCGCTTTCGAGTTTAGGAATATTCTTTTAGTAATTAAACATTTAGAGGAAGGTTATGGTAACCATTCGTTTATCTCGTGGCGGAGCTAAAAAACGCCCATTTTATCAAATCGTAGTAGCTGACAGCCGTTCACCGCGTGACGGTCGTTTCATTGAGCGTGTAGGTTTCTTCAACCCAATCGCACAAGGTAACGCAGAACGTGTTCGTATCGACCTAGACCGTGTTAACCACTGGGTTGGTCAAGGTGCGTCACTTTCTGATCGTGTTGCGAGCTTGGTAAAAGAAGCTCAAAAAGCAGCATAATTTTGCTTTTTGATTTAGTTCTTAAGCTAAGATAGGTGAGAAATATGGAACAACAACGTATTGAAGTTGTGGGCAAATTAGGCTCAACCTACGGTATTCGTGGGTGGTTACGTATTTATTCATCAACAGAACAAGCTGAAAGCATTTTTGAGTATCAACCTTGGTTTTTAAAAATCAAAGGTGAATGGCAGCCAAC
This portion of the Haemophilus haemolyticus genome encodes:
- the mobA gene encoding molybdenum cofactor guanylyltransferase MobA; translated protein: MTITISAVILAGGKARRMGGQDKGLQILGKQSLIQHVINRLQPQIHKISINANRNQTEYAKFGFPVFSDELPDFQGPLSGMLTALEKTKSDVILFTPCDTPFFPMNLLDKLKSTVKNDRTLIAYACDEEREHPVFCLMSVQVKEKLRHYLASGERRLLQFMKENGGISVKFTKKEGNFENFNTLDDLKKNSHLTEH
- a CDS encoding Dam family site-specific DNA-(adenine-N6)-methyltransferase, with the protein product MLRPKKQSLKPKLKHRPFLKWAGGKFRLTDDINKAFPNKKNCLIEPFVGAGAVFLNSNFERYILADINPDLINLFNIVKENVEGYIEACKPIFFADDANTPDYYYTKRRQFNVSKDPFERSIIFLYLNRFGFNGLCRYNSKNEFNVPFGAYKTHYFPEDELRYFAHKAQSAVFLCCDFQKTFELTDKDSVIYCDPPYAPLQQDTNFTGYAGNEFGLAQQRALADLAKSIQKEKQIPVLISNHDTKFTREIYNGAKFKRVKVQRSISQNSEKRVKVKELIAIFGARK
- the aroB gene encoding 3-dehydroquinate synthase; the protein is MLCVNVELQERRYPILIGSGLLQDERSYPIKRGDRVMIVTNPTVAQFYLDTVIYALEKRGCVVDHVLLPDGEKYKTLESLNLIFTALLQGNHGRDTTIIALGGGIIGDVTGFAAASYQRGVRLIQIPTTLLSQVDSSVGGKTAVNHELGKNMIGAFYQPSMVIIDTLTLNTLPKREVNAGLAEVIKYGAILDYEFFEWLEQHIDELIALHPEALQHCISRCCQIKADVVARDETEKGDRALLNLGHTFGHAIEIHLGYGNWLHGEAVSTGMMMAAALSEELGDISIADVSRLEKLLARANLPTVSPDTMQPEDYLPHMMRDKKVLAGKLRLVLLKSLGQAYVANDTDHTLVLNAIRRCTQTD
- the aroK gene encoding shikimate kinase AroK produces the protein MAEKRNIFLVGPMGAGKSTIGRQLAQQLNMDFIDSDAVIEERTGADISWIFDLEGEEGFRKREERIINELTQMQGIVLSTGGGAVLSKESRNYLSARGIVIYLETTVEKQFQRTQRDKKRPLLQDAENPRQVLEDLAKIRNPLYEEIADITLPTDEQNAKVMVNQIVDLIDNMNGLNGAL
- the nadN gene encoding NAD nucleotidase; protein product: MFLSKKSVTFAVSALAMLCSGSTFAKEAPQAHKAVELSILHINDHHSYLEPHEARINLNGQQTKVDIGGFSAVNGKLYELRRKYKNPLVLHAGDAITGTLYFTLFGGSADAAVMNAGNFDYFTLGNHEFDAGNEGLLKLLEPLKIPVLSANVIPDKNSILYNKWKPYDIFTVDGEKIAIIGLDTVNKTVNSSSPGKDVKFYDEIATAQIMANALKQQGINKIILLSHAGSEKNIEIAQKVNDIDVIVTGDSHYLYGNDELRGLKLPVIYEYPLEFKNPNGEPVFVMEGWAYSAVVGDLGVKFSPEGIASITRKIPHVLMSSHKLQMKNAEGKWTELTGDERKKALDTLKSMKSISLDDHDAKTDMLISKYKSEKDRLAQEIVGVITGSAMPGGSANRIPNKAGSNPEGSIATRFIAETMYNELKTVDLTIQNAGGVRADILPGNVTFNDAYTFLPFGNTLYTYKMEGSLVKQVLEDAMQFALVDGSTGAFPYGAGIRYEANETPNAEGKRLVSVEVLNKQTQQWEPIDDNKRYLVGTNAYVASGKDGYKTFGKLFNDPKYEGVDTYLPDAESFIKFMKKHPHFEAYTSSNVKFNASSDALPKK
- the rpsP gene encoding 30S ribosomal protein S16; translated protein: MVTIRLSRGGAKKRPFYQIVVADSRSPRDGRFIERVGFFNPIAQGNAERVRIDLDRVNHWVGQGASLSDRVASLVKEAQKAA